One region of Eleutherodactylus coqui strain aEleCoq1 chromosome 5, aEleCoq1.hap1, whole genome shotgun sequence genomic DNA includes:
- the LOC136629203 gene encoding uncharacterized protein isoform X2: MPSPGASTASRDGPAGGSERQPVPGANTELRRSQRLKVQAAEIKGKPQEEDLYSWGERKDGETAEQLATRFNKYKREFEAISGKLKKLQHEVQGLKALLETCSRDQKKDYQDEIKNIMEEIKKLTARKDAIKANGGSMSENWRHQERFNRNIPFYTSSEESAEEGCRGKTQLSASLQQHSNTARSQGVNEQSLRGGQGKQRTGHESDASIPARQADPPLSGSSMEEESDSGGYLLSEIQKMEAPPDLSKLCFGNETPEEDTRIRAKGQAKKATVEVYKRRNRACK, from the exons ATGCCCTCGCCTGGGGCATCCACTGCCTCCCGGGATGGACCGGCGGGGGGCAGCGAGAGGCAGCCGGTTCCAGGAGCCAATACAGAATTAAGGAGGTCGCAGAGACTGAAAGTGCAAGCGGCAGAAATTAAAGGTAAGCCCCAGGAGGAAGATCTGTACTCCTGGGGTGAAAGAAAGGATGGAGAGACAGCAGAGCAATTAGCCACCCGCTTTAATAAGTACAAGCGGGAGTTTGAGGCAATAAGCGGCAAATTGAAGAAACTGCAGCATGAAGTGCAGGGTCTGAAAGCCCTGCTAGAGACATGCTCAAGAGACCAAAAGAAAGACTATCAGGACGAAATAAAGAACATAATGGAGGAAATTAAGAAACTGACAGCAAGAAAAGACGCTATAAAGGCAAACGGAGGCAGCATGTcggagaactggagacaccaggagCGCTTTAATAGGAACATTCCATTCTATACCAGCAGTGAAGAGAGTGCAGAGGAAGGCTGCAGAGGGAAAACCCAGCTTTCTGCAAGCCTGCAGCAGCATTCAAACACTGCTAGATCGCAGGGGGTTAATGAACAGAGCCTCAGAGGCGGCCAAGGAAAGCAGAGGACGGGTCACGAGTCTGACGCTAGCATCCCGGCAAGACAAGCCGACCCGCCCCTCTCAGGTTCATCCATGGAAGAGGAAAGTGACAGCGGCGGGTATCTACTCAGCGAGATCCAGAAAATGGAGGCCCCCCCGGATTTGAGCAAGCTGTGCTTCGGGAACGAGACACCTGAAGAGGACACCCGTATCCGCGCAAAAGGCCAGGCGAAGAAGGCTACAGTGGAAGTG tacAAAAGGAGAAATAGGGCTTGCAAATGA
- the LOC136629203 gene encoding uncharacterized protein isoform X1 yields MPSPGASTASRDGPAGGSERQPVPGANTELRRSQRLKVQAAEIKGKPQEEDLYSWGERKDGETAEQLATRFNKYKREFEAISGKLKKLQHEVQGLKALLETCSRDQKKDYQDEIKNIMEEIKKLTARKDAIKANGGSMSENWRHQERFNRNIPFYTSSEESAEEGCRGKTQLSASLQQHSNTARSQGVNEQSLRGGQGKQRTGHESDASIPARQADPPLSGSSMEEESDSGGYLLSEIQKMEAPPDLSKLCFGNETPEEDTRIRAKGQAKKATVEVIPLGWVEVYGN; encoded by the exons ATGCCCTCGCCTGGGGCATCCACTGCCTCCCGGGATGGACCGGCGGGGGGCAGCGAGAGGCAGCCGGTTCCAGGAGCCAATACAGAATTAAGGAGGTCGCAGAGACTGAAAGTGCAAGCGGCAGAAATTAAAGGTAAGCCCCAGGAGGAAGATCTGTACTCCTGGGGTGAAAGAAAGGATGGAGAGACAGCAGAGCAATTAGCCACCCGCTTTAATAAGTACAAGCGGGAGTTTGAGGCAATAAGCGGCAAATTGAAGAAACTGCAGCATGAAGTGCAGGGTCTGAAAGCCCTGCTAGAGACATGCTCAAGAGACCAAAAGAAAGACTATCAGGACGAAATAAAGAACATAATGGAGGAAATTAAGAAACTGACAGCAAGAAAAGACGCTATAAAGGCAAACGGAGGCAGCATGTcggagaactggagacaccaggagCGCTTTAATAGGAACATTCCATTCTATACCAGCAGTGAAGAGAGTGCAGAGGAAGGCTGCAGAGGGAAAACCCAGCTTTCTGCAAGCCTGCAGCAGCATTCAAACACTGCTAGATCGCAGGGGGTTAATGAACAGAGCCTCAGAGGCGGCCAAGGAAAGCAGAGGACGGGTCACGAGTCTGACGCTAGCATCCCGGCAAGACAAGCCGACCCGCCCCTCTCAGGTTCATCCATGGAAGAGGAAAGTGACAGCGGCGGGTATCTACTCAGCGAGATCCAGAAAATGGAGGCCCCCCCGGATTTGAGCAAGCTGTGCTTCGGGAACGAGACACCTGAAGAGGACACCCGTATCCGCGCAAAAGGCCAGGCGAAGAAGGCTACAGTGGAAGTG ATACCCCTCGGATGGGTAGAGGTTTATGGAAATTGA
- the LOC136629195 gene encoding uncharacterized protein isoform X3, translated as MPSPGASTASRDGPAGGSERQPVPGANTELRRSQRLKVQAAETKGKPQEEDLYSWGERKDGETVEQLATRFNKYKREFEAISGKLKKLQHEVQGLKALLETCSRDQKKDYQDEIKNIMEEIKKLTARKEAIKANGGSMSENWRHQERFNRNIPFYTSSEESAEEGCRGKTQLSASLQQHSNTARSQGVNEQSPRGGQGKQRTGHESDASIPARQADPPLSGSSMEEESDSGGYLLSEIQKMEAPPDLSKLCFGNETPEEDTRIRAKGQAKKATVEVYKRRNRACK; from the exons ATGCCCTCGCCTGGGGCATCCACTGCCTCCCGGGATGGACCGGCGGGGGGCAGCGAGAGGCAGCCGGTTCCAGGAGCCAATACAGAATTAAGGAGGTCGCAGAGACTGAAAGTGCAAGCAGCAGAAACTAAAGGTAAGCCCCAGGAGGAAGATCTGTACTCCTGGGGTGAAAGAAAGGATGGAGAGACAGTAGAGCAATTAGCCACCCGCTTTAATAAGTACAAGCGGGAGTTTGAGGCAATAAGCGGCAAATTGAAGAAACTGCAGCATGAAGTGCAGGGTCTGAAAGCCCTGCTAGAGACATGCTCAAGAGACCAAAAGAAAGACTATCAGGACGAAATAAAGAACATAATGGAGGAAATTAAGAAACTGACAGCAAGAAAAGAGGCTATAAAGGCAAACGGAGGCAGCATGTCagagaactggagacaccaggagCGCTTTAATAGGAACATTCCATTCTATACCAGCAGTGAAGAGAGTGCAGAGGAAGGCTGCAGAGGGAAAACCCAGCTTTCTGCAAGCCTGCAGCAGCATTCAAACACTGCTAGATCGCAGGGGGTTAATGAACAGAGCCCCAGAGGCGGCCAAGGAAAGCAGAGGACGGGTCACGAGTCTGACGCTAGCATCCCGGCAAGACAAGCCGACCCGCCCCTCTCAGGTTCATCCATGGAAGAGGAAAGTGACAGCGGCGGGTATCTACTCAGCGAGATCCAGAAAATGGAGGCCCCCCCGGATTTGAGCAAGCTGTGCTTCGGGAACGAGACACCTGAAGAGGACACCCGTATCCGCGCAAAAGGCCAGGCGAAGAAGGCTACAGTGGAAGTG tacAAAAGGAGAAATAGGGCTTGCAAATGA
- the LOC136629195 gene encoding uncharacterized protein isoform X1, with amino-acid sequence MPSPGASTASRDGPAGGSERQPVPGANTELRRSQRLKVQAAETKGKPQEEDLYSWGERKDGETVEQLATRFNKYKREFEAISGKLKKLQHEVQGLKALLETCSRDQKKDYQDEIKNIMEEIKKLTARKEAIKANGGSMSENWRHQERFNRNIPFYTSSEESAEEGCRGKTQLSASLQQHSNTARSQGVNEQSPRGGQGKQRTGHESDASIPARQADPPLSGSSMEEESDSGGYLLSEIQKMEAPPDLSKLCFGNETPEEDTRIRAKGQAKKATVEVDLLAPESPWAVREDTDRKTKAGEEAKNKREAQKRSREDEEVLIFLFCSEEASFLSGHCTDWNTCCVNLCLMLQTVERVILLF; translated from the exons ATGCCCTCGCCTGGGGCATCCACTGCCTCCCGGGATGGACCGGCGGGGGGCAGCGAGAGGCAGCCGGTTCCAGGAGCCAATACAGAATTAAGGAGGTCGCAGAGACTGAAAGTGCAAGCAGCAGAAACTAAAGGTAAGCCCCAGGAGGAAGATCTGTACTCCTGGGGTGAAAGAAAGGATGGAGAGACAGTAGAGCAATTAGCCACCCGCTTTAATAAGTACAAGCGGGAGTTTGAGGCAATAAGCGGCAAATTGAAGAAACTGCAGCATGAAGTGCAGGGTCTGAAAGCCCTGCTAGAGACATGCTCAAGAGACCAAAAGAAAGACTATCAGGACGAAATAAAGAACATAATGGAGGAAATTAAGAAACTGACAGCAAGAAAAGAGGCTATAAAGGCAAACGGAGGCAGCATGTCagagaactggagacaccaggagCGCTTTAATAGGAACATTCCATTCTATACCAGCAGTGAAGAGAGTGCAGAGGAAGGCTGCAGAGGGAAAACCCAGCTTTCTGCAAGCCTGCAGCAGCATTCAAACACTGCTAGATCGCAGGGGGTTAATGAACAGAGCCCCAGAGGCGGCCAAGGAAAGCAGAGGACGGGTCACGAGTCTGACGCTAGCATCCCGGCAAGACAAGCCGACCCGCCCCTCTCAGGTTCATCCATGGAAGAGGAAAGTGACAGCGGCGGGTATCTACTCAGCGAGATCCAGAAAATGGAGGCCCCCCCGGATTTGAGCAAGCTGTGCTTCGGGAACGAGACACCTGAAGAGGACACCCGTATCCGCGCAAAAGGCCAGGCGAAGAAGGCTACAGTGGAAGTG GATCTTCTGGCACCAGAGAGTCCATGGGCAGTAAGGGAAGATACGGACAGAAAAACTAaagcaggagaagaggcaaaGAACAAAAGAGAAGCTCAAAAAAGGTCAAGAGAGGATGAGGAGGtccttatttttctgttttgttcagAAGAAGCAAGCTTCCTGAGCGGACATTGTACGGACTGGAATACATGTTGTGTTAATTTGTGTTTGATGCTCCAAACTGTGGAGAGAGTCATACTTTTGTTTTGA
- the LOC136629195 gene encoding uncharacterized protein isoform X2, producing the protein MPSPGASTASRDGPAGGSERQPVPGANTELRRSQRLKVQAAETKGKPQEEDLYSWGERKDGETVEQLATRFNKYKREFEAISGKLKKLQHEVQGLKALLETCSRDQKKDYQDEIKNIMEEIKKLTARKEAIKANGGSMSENWRHQERFNRNIPFYTSSEESAEEGCRGKTQLSASLQQHSNTARSQGVNEQSPRGGQGKQRTGHESDASIPARQADPPLSGSSMEEESDSGGYLLSEIQKMEAPPDLSKLCFGNETPEEDTRIRAKGQAKKATVEVIPLGWVEVYGN; encoded by the exons ATGCCCTCGCCTGGGGCATCCACTGCCTCCCGGGATGGACCGGCGGGGGGCAGCGAGAGGCAGCCGGTTCCAGGAGCCAATACAGAATTAAGGAGGTCGCAGAGACTGAAAGTGCAAGCAGCAGAAACTAAAGGTAAGCCCCAGGAGGAAGATCTGTACTCCTGGGGTGAAAGAAAGGATGGAGAGACAGTAGAGCAATTAGCCACCCGCTTTAATAAGTACAAGCGGGAGTTTGAGGCAATAAGCGGCAAATTGAAGAAACTGCAGCATGAAGTGCAGGGTCTGAAAGCCCTGCTAGAGACATGCTCAAGAGACCAAAAGAAAGACTATCAGGACGAAATAAAGAACATAATGGAGGAAATTAAGAAACTGACAGCAAGAAAAGAGGCTATAAAGGCAAACGGAGGCAGCATGTCagagaactggagacaccaggagCGCTTTAATAGGAACATTCCATTCTATACCAGCAGTGAAGAGAGTGCAGAGGAAGGCTGCAGAGGGAAAACCCAGCTTTCTGCAAGCCTGCAGCAGCATTCAAACACTGCTAGATCGCAGGGGGTTAATGAACAGAGCCCCAGAGGCGGCCAAGGAAAGCAGAGGACGGGTCACGAGTCTGACGCTAGCATCCCGGCAAGACAAGCCGACCCGCCCCTCTCAGGTTCATCCATGGAAGAGGAAAGTGACAGCGGCGGGTATCTACTCAGCGAGATCCAGAAAATGGAGGCCCCCCCGGATTTGAGCAAGCTGTGCTTCGGGAACGAGACACCTGAAGAGGACACCCGTATCCGCGCAAAAGGCCAGGCGAAGAAGGCTACAGTGGAAGTG ATACCCCTCGGATGGGTAGAGGTTTATGGAAATTGA